In Candida albicans SC5314 chromosome 4, complete sequence, the genomic window TAATTCTAGGGTTARCTGTCTCAtcatttcttggtgtaatgTTTTGCCATTTCCCCTGGTTCTGTAATTCATagacaacaaaaattgttaaCTTTCCATGTTTGCTGAGACTGATGTTCAATCTGAACCCGAATCCATGAGCGTGGTATTATTAATCgtttttttgatttctctTGATGTTTATRTGTTCCCAGCTCCTTTTAAAATCCGTGTTACTGCTCGTGTTATAGCTAGATACGTGTACTCYAGGTGTTCGTGAATCGGTRTTTTTCCGTCCTGCTGYGTTGCTTGATTGCTGGCACGAAAGATAATGTTATGGCAAACCTGGAAGGAGCTATTCGTAGTTGAAGATGGTGAAATAATTGCYCTAGTTGATGAAGACTCTGMCCCTGTTGTTAGAAGACAATTGGATGATCTGCTGCTCCGTCAAATTGAACAGARCTATCACGGGATTCCAATGACTACTTGTTCACAAACAACGTCAATGTGTTGGATACATCTGTGGTGSAAAGTRAACTGTTTTTGAAagtttttattgtttgtataCACGGAATATTCGTGAGAATTAGTCCTAGTACACGATAGggattatttttaataagCAAAAAACAGAGTAAATAAAGTTTACGCCCACTAAAAGTGTCTACTGAAACTCGGTCTCTATATCCTAAATacctttcttttctcttctKTTTATACTAATTCCCGGCTCTCGATGAGtgcaaatttttcaccaatSTTGACCTAATACGTACRACTTATATTAATGGAATCTGAGTATCAGTGAACACTTGATAGTATATTAATCACTATGTGTGCGTATGTAGATATATACTTCCTCAACAGACCGATCCTTCGGAGGTCGTGTCTCCGTCTACACTCTGGGTGTAGATGTCCCTATATATCAAGGTGKTATTTCCCTGACACAAACGTCGCATAAACCAACAAGAATAATTTTATCACACCTTTATTTCCCCCCACCATGCCAGAAAACCTCCAAACAAGACTACATAACTCACTCGACgagatattgaaatcatcagGATACATATTTGAGGTAATCGACCAAAACAGAAAGCAAAGCAATGTGATTACTAGCCCCAACAACGAACTAATCCAAAAATCCATAACCCAACTGCTCAACGGCGAAATCCAAAACTTCCATGCTATTCTAGACCAAACAGTGTCGAAACTCAATGATGCAGAGTGGTGTCTCGGCGTTATggttgaaaagaaaaagaaacttgACGAATTGAAAGTCAAAGAAGAAGCGGCAAGAAAGAAACGTGAAGAGGAGGCCAAGAAAGCAGAGGAAATCAAGAAGGCAGAGGAAGCAAAGAAGGCAGAAGCAGCAAAGAAGGCAGAAGCAGCAAAGAAAGCAGAGACCGCCCCACAAAAGTTTGACGACTTTGACGACTTTATTGGCTTTGACATCAACGGCAATACCAACGGCGAAGACATGTTGTCCAACATGGACTACGAGGACCTAAAATTGGACGACAAAGTACATGCCACCACAGACAACAACTTGGACATGAACAACATACTTGAAAACGACGAGCTGATACTAGACGGGTTGAACATGACATTGCTCGACAATGGCGACCACGTAAACGAAGAGTTCGATGTAGACAGCTTTTTAAACCAGTTTGGTAATTAGGGGCTCTGTTCTACAAGACATATACAGATAGTACAGGARtaagaaaagaaatattttatatagCTATATATTTCAAGTGTTTATTCTGTTCAACAAGTTCTAACCGTAGATACACCAAATCACCAAGTCAGACATTACTGAGCTAGCTTAACGGKCCAACTACTTTAAATTGCAATCCGTTCTTTACTTGAGTCAGTCGACTCTACAACAACTATCCTGAggtgattattttttggtggAAATTTTGACCAAATTCTTAAGCAAAAAGTCTTTAATCGTTTGATCAGCTTAAAACTTTTACAGACTTTTCTACAGATACGTCCAGATACCTTTATTGCTCTACCCAGTCCTGGTGAAACTTGAAGTATTAGGTTTCATCACTTCAACTAAGAAGTCGCCAATTGAGAGCATGTCAAAGGTGAACAAATATTTGTGGAATCATCAGCTCATACGTCTTGTCGGGTTAAGSCCTCTACATGTTCAGTTCTATAACAATAAACATCATTCTATTACTCGGCTAACCCTATGCACTGTTAGTAGAAATACTCTGTGAAACCTggtaaaatcaaattaggGATAATACTTAGAATCCCTTTATATGgatttttatctttttcaaattcatcattttcacattattaatatttcCCCACTGAGATaattattacaaatttcatttcacaacaacatcatAATAATGCATCCCGCTACATCTATAAGTGACATCCAATGGAAAGAGGAACAAGTGTCTACCGTTCAAGGCTATATTTTACTCTCTATTATCATATCCCTATCAAATGGTAAAActcatttaaatttattcttCTCTAAAGCAATTTTTTCTCAAATTATTTTGGAAAGTTGTTTTTATAGTGTTTTTTCTCgtcaaataaaatttgcCACGTCTTATTCTCAAACCTACACGACTATTCAGTTTACCACGTTTGTCTAACTTCTTGAACAGCTTTTTTACAGCCAACCAAAGCAGTTGTTTACTGAGGTATTTCCTTCGTGTAGCCGGTTATGCTAAAAACCTACTCTGTACAAACCATTGACTGTGCCCGCCTAGCGAGAAGCTGTGTGGTTACATTTTCGGGGTCGCGCACTTTGATCAATTCTCTATCTATATTTCTGGATTTTTTTCTCAAcgaaaaaatcaacaaccttatcatcaccaccaccaaatgGAAGGATTATTCTTTAACATCGACTACGGGTACCTTGAAGGTGTTGTCCGTGGCTACAAATCCGGCCTCTTAACTTCCAACCAATACGTCAACCTCACCCAATGCGATAACCttgaagatttgaaattacaaTTATCATCCACCGACTACGGCAACTTTTTGGCAAACTATTCTGGTCCATTAAGCACTACCGTCATCCAGGAAAACTTGACAAAAAAACTATTCCAGCAGTACCAGTACATCCAAAGTCAATCGAGTGGGAAGTTAACCAAATTTATGGATTTCATAAACTACGGGTACATGATCGACAATGTCATATTGATGATTACCGGTACCTTACACGAAAGAGACAAGTCGGAAATCTTGAGAAAGACCAACGCCTTGGGGTGGTTCGATACCTTGCCTACATTGTCGATTGCTACCGACATCGAAAGTTTATACCTGACAGTGTTGATAGACACTCCTTTGGCCCCATTCTTCAAAAACTGTGTCAGTGCCGACGACTTGGACGACTTGAACATCGAAATTATAAGAAACAGATTATACAAAAACTACTTGGAAGGGTTTGTTGACTGGTGTGACAAAAACTTGGACGGACCCGATAAGGAGATTATGGAGAGATTGTTAACTTTGGAGGCCGACAAACGTGTCATCAATATCGCCCTAAACTCGTTAAACAACCCCGACTTGTCGCCAGAAGACAAGTTGTCGTTATTCCCCAGCCACGGCAAGTTGTACCCCACCTACCACTTGGAATTGTCGCAAGTAGACGACGTCGAgcaattgaaatcaatcGTCGAACTCGTTGGCGACTACAAGGACATCTTCTCCGAAACCAACGAAAACTTGAAATCCTTAGGTGACTGGTTCTACTACTTGGAAATGCAATTGTGCAGAAATGCATTCACCCAGCAGTTCACCTTGGCGTCAGTCTATGCCTGGTTAAAGTCgaaagaacaagaaatcaGAAACATTACTTGGATCGCCGAGTGTATTGcccaaaaccaaaaaaatagaattgaaAGCTACATAGCTGTATACTGattttataaaaataacGGCACCTCAACTGCCCCGCTTACATTGCGCTTGTCAACTACGCTCGACTGTACCTCTACCTTCTTGAACGACGTAAACAACACCGGCTTCTCTTGCTCCTCTATCCACCCAATCATAAACTCGTCGTGGTTGAGCTCCATCATGTTGATGGTGACTAGTGTCCCCGAGTACCCACTCAACGGTAGTTTCTTGCACAACAACTGGATAGAAAAACACCCATGCGCGTCTTTGATAAGCTTGCACTTGGAGCTTAGTCTCACCGCCCTGAATATTCGATAGAACGTCTCATAACTAAACTGCGACACCACGTACCTCTTGTCGCCACTAATTTCCAACTTCTCAAGCACATCCTTGTCGTTGGGGAATATAAGTTTCGACGTGCCAATAGGCCCATTACTGATAAAAGTCAACGTGTCTGCCTCGGCGTATATAAACAAGTTCTCGGTATCAATCTGCCACAAATCCAGTAAAATATTCGTAAGCACATCACTCCTGACCATCGCCTCCATCTCCACCCTCTCATAGTCGATCCCCAAATTATCATCCTCCATCCCCAGCTCAATAATATACGTGTAAAACTCGAGCTTCTCCAAAATATACGTATCCTCAAACTCAATAACTAGGGGGGATCCTTCACCCTGGTAGTTGAGGTAACATGTAACCGACTTTTCAAACTTCAACGTACTGGCCACAGACGTAAAACACTCGCCAATCAAACTCAAATCAACCCCCAACGTAAACTCCTCGCCAGTAATACTATAAATACTGAACAACAGCGGGTCGATATTCACATTCACATTAAACGTATGATTATAACTCGAGTAGATCGCGATCCCCGTCTCCTTGATCCTGATTATCGCCTGGTTATTAATACTGACCAAACTCTGGAAAATATCCGACAAATGTGCAATCTGCGTGGTCGACGCCGTAAACGAATCCTCAACCTGACAAATATCGGTGTTGTTCACCGACTCACTATCCGACTCAACAAACAACATGGCAAGAACGTGTTGTCCAATTTCAGGTGATACAATTTCTTGGCGCAATGTAACATTTTTCcattacaaaaaaaaaagaaccaccaaaaattttttttcttatcaaCTCTTCATCACCACACTTTGCCATGGCTTGGAGTCAGTTAGAATTAGAACCACCACACATAGCCTACGCCTGTGTGGGTATTTTCAGTACCCTATTCTCATTAGTCTCCCTTTTCGTCAAAGAACGTCTATACATCGGCGAGGCCACCGTCGCATCCATAGCAGGGCTTATCCTAGGCCCACATTGTCTAAACTGGTTTGACCCCGTCAGCTGGGGTAATTCAGACTACATCACCCTAGAAATCTGTCGAATAGTATTATGTATCCAGATCGTCGCCGTGGCAGTAGAGTTGCCGAAAAAGTATATGATGAAACATTGGCTCTCAGTGactattttcttgttgCCGGTCATGACATGTGGGTGGTTGATTGTTGGGCTCTTTATCTGGTGTCTCATCCCCCATTTCACATTCAACGATGGATTGCTAGTCAGTGCATGTGTCACAGCCACCGACCCGGTCTTGGCTGCTGCTGTCGTCGGTAAAGGAAAGTTTGCCGAAAGAGTCCCTGGCCATTTGCGTAATTTGTTGTCAGCAGAATCGGGGTGTAACGACGGTATGGCATTCCCATTTATTTTCCTATCCCTAAACTTGATTATCCATTCTGGGCACGCCGGCGAAATTGTTAAAGACTGGTTTTTGTTGACCATCCTTTGGGAGTGTATTTTCGGCTGTTTATTGGGGACAGTCATTGGCTATGTCTTGCGTAAACTAGTCGCTTTTGcagaaaaccaaaacctTATCGACCGTGAATCGTTTTTGGCCATTTTCGTGTTTATTGCATTTATTTCTGCTGGTATTGGGTCGATGTTGGGTGTGGACGATTTATTGGTTTCGTTTGCTGCAGGTACCGCCTTTGGCTGGAATGGGGCATTCGCAAAGAAAACCGAAGAGTCACACGTGTCTACTGTTATTGACTTGTTGCTAAACTTGTCGTTTTTCGTCTACTTCGGGGCAATCATTCCTTGGCCACAATTCAATAACGCCGACTTGGGATTGAATGTATGGAGACTTGTCGTGTTGGCATTTGTCATCATATTCTTGAGAAGAATTCCCGCCGTTGTCGCCCTCAAGCCAATAACCCCCGACGTCAAAACATGGAGAGAGGCGTTATTCTGTGGCCATTTCGGGCCAATCGGTGTCGGTGCCATATTTGCCAGTATCTTGGCCAGAAAAGATTTGGAAGCCCACTACACCACCGAAGAAACGCCGCTACACCACCTCCCCAATGAGGATTTCCCTCACTACCAGTTGCTCGCCACAATCTGGCCAATAGTCTgctttattgttattacaTCGATCATCGTCCATGGATCTTCAGTAGCAGTGCTAACACTAGGTAAAAGACTAAACAGAATGGCCATCACCATGTCCTTCACAACCGACCAAGAAGGTAATGGAAGTGGCGGGTGGATGCAGAGACTCCAGAAACTCGACCGTGCCACCACCTCCTTCTCCTTACATCGTGTGGATACAATGGCACCAACCGAAAAACTGCAACCAGAAACTACCGGCACAAAAGTGCGTCCAACAGGCGGAGCcaagagaaagaagaacCACAGAGATGACAGAACACCCCCAGAAGCGCAGATCTTACAACTAGGGGGCAACAAAACGCCAGAACCCGAATCAGCCTCAGACACCCTTGCCATCCCAAACAAAACATCAGGGTTATCTGCATTTGGAGAGAAACCACCCACAAAAGCCGAAAAGGCACCTGTCCCAACCGTTGCTTACCAAGATGGTGACCAAGTTATTATCGAAGACCAGTATGGTGAAGTAATggaaaacttgaaattaACCACCAAACCAGTACGCGCCCCTGATATCGGAAGTATCCATTCTATGGAATCCTTGGAGAGGCACCTCACACAATACTCAACTGGGTCTGGCGAATACACAACCGACGAGGATACCCACGGcttacaagaaaaattatctCGGTCGTTATCACGCCGGTCATACTATAAAAAAGATGATCCAAATAAACGTAAAGTATACGCCCACCGTGTGGACGATTTGATTGtgattgaaaatgaagatggTGATATCATTAGAAGATACAAGGTCAACAAACACGCACCTGCACCAAGAGCACGGTCGGGGTCTATCATGGGCATGGTAAAGTCTATGGTGGGGATCAAGCCACCACCAGAAATCAGTGTAACCGACCTCGAGCACGGCACCCAGCACAAGATCATACTACcggaagaagaaaacacACCAATGAGCAGCAAAACCGAACAAAAGTTGGAAGACACAATAGCTAATATCCTACAAGAAAACCACACCCAACCCATCTCCGAAGAGAGTGCCGACGAGGAGAGTGCCGACGAGGAGGAGACGGAAGtcgaaaagaaaagaagattgCAAGCTTTGGGTTACTTGCCAAGTAGTCGTCGCGATAGAGAAGACGAAGAGGAGtagataaatatataaatttttttgttatgCGAACCTCGGTAGAAAAAATCGACaactctttctttctctccACAATGGATCACAACTACAAACTTGCTTTAAAgcaattcattaataagAACTTTGAGGCGTCGTTCAAGTTAACAAGTGAATTGTTTCACATCTGTTTCAACGAATATGCCAACCACACCATCTCCCAAACCTTGGTtacaaaaataatcaacCTATACTTGGTGGAAGTGGGGGTTTGCTTGAAGGATGGATTGCTAAACCAAGTCCAGACCAACGCTGCAATCAATTCCATTACCAGCAACGAGGTCCTCAACCAGATTCGTTCCGTGTTTGGCAACGACATTCCATGTGAAATATTGTACAACTACCACCTAGCCCATATTACCAACCCGAAAGTGTTGATTGGCGATGGATACTTTGACCAGTTACATAAAGATTACTTGGGCGCAAACAACGACAAGTACAAGCCAAAGTTTATGCAGTTGGTGGTGTTTGAGATCTTGCCCACATTTGGAAAATACCAAGAAGCAGAACGATTGATTACTGACCCTaaaga contains:
- a CDS encoding uncharacterized protein (Ortholog(s) have double-stranded DNA binding activity, role in DNA damage checkpoint, double-strand break repair, reciprocal meiotic recombination and checkpoint clamp complex localization) produces the protein MLFVESDSESVNNTDICQVEDSFTASTTQIAHLSDIFQSLVSINNQAIIRIKETGIAIYSSYNHTFNVNVNIDPSLFSIYSITGEEFTLGVDLSLIGECFTSVASTLKFEKSVTCYLNYQGEGSPLVIEFEDTYILEKLEFYTYIIESGMEDDNLGIDYERVEMEAMVRSDVLTNILSDLWQIDTENLFIYAEADTLTFISNGPIGTSKLIFPNDKDVLEKLEISGDKRYVVSQFSYETFYRIFRAVRLSSKCKLIKDAHGCFSIQLLCKKLPLSGYSGTLVTINMMELNHDEFMIGWIEEQEKPVLFTSFKKVEVQSSVVDKRNVSGAVEVPLFL
- the CNH1 gene encoding Cnh1p (Na+/H+ antiporter; required for wild-type growth, cell morphology, and virulence in a mouse model of systemic infection; not transcriptionally regulated by NaCl; fungal-specific (no human or murine homolog)); protein product: MAWSQLELEPPHIAYACVGIFSTLFSLVSLFVKERLYIGEATVASIAGLILGPHCLNWFDPVSWGNSDYITLEICRIVLCIQIVAVAVELPKKYMMKHWLSVTIFLLPVMTCGWLIVGLFIWCLIPHFTFNDGLLVSACVTATDPVLAAAVVGKGKFAERVPGHLRNLLSAESGCNDGMAFPFIFLSLNLIIHSGHAGEIVKDWFLLTILWECIFGCLLGTVIGYVLRKLVAFAENQNLIDRESFLAIFVFIAFISAGIGSMLGVDDLLVSFAAGTAFGWNGAFAKKTEESHVSTVIDLLLNLSFFVYFGAIIPWPQFNNADLGLNVWRLVVLAFVIIFLRRIPAVVALKPITPDVKTWREALFCGHFGPIGVGAIFASILARKDLEAHYTTEETPLHHLPNEDFPHYQLLATIWPIVCFIVITSIIVHGSSVAVLTLGKRLNRMAITMSFTTDQEGNGSGGWMQRLQKLDRATTSFSLHRVDTMAPTEKSQPETTGTKVRPTGGAKRKKNHRDDRTPPEAQILQLGGNKTPEPESASDTLAIPNKTSGLSAFGEKPPTKAEKAPVPTVAYQDGDQVIIEDQYGEVMENLKLTTKPVRAPDIGSIHSMESLERHLTQYSTGSGEYTTDEDTHGLQEKLSRSLSRRSYYKKDDPNKRKVYAHRVDDLIVIENEDGDIIRRYKVNKHAPAPRARSGSIMGMVKSMVGIKPPPEISVTDLEHGTQHKIILPEEENTPMSSKTEQKLEDTIANILQENHTQPISEESADEESADEEETEVEKKRRLQALGYLPSSRRDREDEEE
- the TLO9 gene encoding Tlo9p (Member of a family of telomere-proximal genes of unknown function; Hap43p-repressed gene) is translated as MPENLQTRLHNSLDEILKSSGYIFEVIDQNRKQSNVITSPNNELIQKSITQSLNGEIQNFHAILDQTVSKLNDAEWCLGVMVEKKKKLDELKVKEEAARKKREEEAKKAEEIKKAEEAKKAEAAKKAEAAKKAETAPQKFDDFDDFIGFDINGNTNGEDMLSNMDYEDLKLDDKVHATTDNNLDMNNILENDESILDGLNMTLLDNGDHVNEEFDVDSFLNQFGN
- a CDS encoding uncharacterized protein (Ortholog of C. dubliniensis CD36 : Cd36_40110, C. parapsilosis CDC317 : CPAR2_402300, Candida tenuis NRRL Y-1498 : CANTEDRAFT_94507 and Debaryomyces hansenii CBS767 : DEHA2F05588g), which encodes MDHNYKLALKQFINKNFEASFKLTSELFHICFNEYANHTISQTLVTKIINLYLVEVGVCLKDGLLNQVQTNAAINSITSNEVLNQIRSVFGNDIPCEILYNYHLAHITNPKVLIGDGYFDQLHKDYLGANNDKYKPKFMQLVVFEILPTFGKYQEAERLITDPKDLEKLRKIQHSHEEQKAQQRLAKQNQEKERAAALEQAKQQTLKYKSIKEIQNSYEEEHHEVQISQLSYIYNLVKTYLRENYLAVLVVLVLGISANRYRTHLKEKIVETIKMAFKFSYI
- a CDS encoding H(+)-transporting V0 sector ATPase subunit d (Putative vacuolar H+-ATPase subunit; possibly an essential gene, disruptants not obtained by UAU1 method; Spider biofilm repressed); amino-acid sequence: MEGLFFNIDYGYLEGVVRGYKSGLLTSNQYVNLTQCDNLEDLKLQLSSTDYGNFLANYSGPLSTTVIQENLTKKLFQQYQYIQSQSSGKLTKFMDFINYGYMIDNVILMITGTLHERDKSEILRKTNALGWFDTLPTLSIATDIESLYSTVLIDTPLAPFFKNCVSADDLDDLNIEIIRNRLYKNYLEGFVDWCDKNLDGPDKEIMERLLTLEADKRVINIALNSLNNPDLSPEDKLSLFPSHGKLYPTYHLELSQVDDVEQLKSIVELVGDYKDIFSETNENLKSLGDWFYYLEMQLCRNAFTQQFTLASVYAWLKSKEQEIRNITWIAECIAQNQKNRIESYIAVY